AAGAGACGGTCGAGTTCTATCAAGACGTCTTTGGCATGGAATTCACCACCGCGTTCGCGGAAGATCATGTGCCCTCTACGGGCGCGTACGATCCCTACATGCACGTGTTCCTTGAGGCCGGAAACGGCAACGTCATCGCCTTTTTCGAGCTGCCAGAGCAGCCGCAGATGGGGCGCGACGAAAACACACCGCAATGGGTCCAGCACATCGCCTTCAAGGTCGATAGTGTCGACGATTTGCTCGTTGCGAAAGCGCGCGCCGAAGCGAGGGGACTCGATGTGCTCGGCCCCACCGATCACGGCATCTTCAAGTCGATTTATTTCTTCGATCCGAATGGGCATCGCCTTGAACTCGCCGCCAACACAGGAACCGACGCTGAACTCGCCGAACTGAAGCGCGTGGCGCCTCTGATGTTGGAAGAGTGGAGCCGCACAAAGAAGGCGCCCAATCATGCAGCCTGGTTGCACGAGAAAGCCCGCGCCGCGCACGCCGCGAAATCGCGCCTCGGAGAATGAGGATGCTGAAACTCTATGAATATTGGCGCTCGTCTGCGGCCTATCGTGTGCGCATCGGCCTCAACCTCAAAGGCGTCGACTACCAATCCGTTCCGGTAAACATTATGCCCGGCGTCGACGAGCAGATGCGCGAGCCGTACCGCAGCCTCAATCCGCAAATGCGCGTGCCAGCGCTCGAGACCGAGAAAGGGCTCATAACGCAATCGCTCTCTATCCTGGTTTGGCTGGATCAAACCTATCCAGACCCGCGCTTGATGCCTGCCGATCCGTGGCTCGGCGCGCAAGTGCGCTCCTTCGCCACCACCATCGCCACGGACATTCACCCCCTGAACAACACGAGCGTGCTCACTCGCCTCAAACTCGAATTCGGCGCGAACGAAGATCACGTCGGCGAATGGTATCGCCATTGGATCAAGCTCGGCTTCAACGCGCTTGAGCACCAAGTCGCAAAACACCCAGACACGAAATATGTGTTCGGCGACGAGCCCACACTCGCTGACGTGATGCTTGTGCCGCAAATGGCAAACGCTCGGCGCTTCGATACCGATCTCAGCCCGTTCCCGCGCCTCGTCGCCTGGGACAACGCCGCACGTGCGCATCCAGCCTTCGTGAAGGCAGCGCCCGAAAATCAGAAGGACGCGGTTAAAGCATGAGACGTTCAATCGGAATCATGAGTGCGGCGATCACACTCTCGCTCGCCGCGTGCGTGACTGCGCCAACAATTCCAGCCGATACACCTGTGGCTTTCGTCGCCGTTGAGGACGGCAATCAGGACATTTTTATAGGCGCGCAGGATGGCTCATGGCGGCGCAGGATTACCAACGACGCTGCCATCGATCGATTTCCGCGCTGCTCCGAAGATGGCCGGCGAATGGTTTTCGTGCGCGGCTCGGAAGGGCAGGGCGAGATCTA
This window of the alpha proteobacterium U9-1i genome carries:
- a CDS encoding glyoxalase family protein: MADPVNLRGIHHVAYRCKDAKETVEFYQDVFGMEFTTAFAEDHVPSTGAYDPYMHVFLEAGNGNVIAFFELPEQPQMGRDENTPQWVQHIAFKVDSVDDLLVAKARAEARGLDVLGPTDHGIFKSIYFFDPNGHRLELAANTGTDAELAELKRVAPLMLEEWSRTKKAPNHAAWLHEKARAAHAAKSRLGE
- a CDS encoding maleylacetoacetate isomerase, whose amino-acid sequence is MLKLYEYWRSSAAYRVRIGLNLKGVDYQSVPVNIMPGVDEQMREPYRSLNPQMRVPALETEKGLITQSLSILVWLDQTYPDPRLMPADPWLGAQVRSFATTIATDIHPLNNTSVLTRLKLEFGANEDHVGEWYRHWIKLGFNALEHQVAKHPDTKYVFGDEPTLADVMLVPQMANARRFDTDLSPFPRLVAWDNAARAHPAFVKAAPENQKDAVKA